Proteins encoded by one window of Oceanibaculum indicum P24:
- a CDS encoding ABC transporter ATP-binding protein: protein MALLNIKGMRIEFPSRRGTVEAVKGIDLEVNGGEIVGVVGESGAGKSTIGNAVIGLLEAPGRMTGGEVELHGERIDNKPFQAMQKIRGRKIGMIFQDPLTSLNPLFTVGQQLVETVRTHLDMSEDQARKRAIEMLEEVGIDDAENRVDQYPHQFSGGMRQRVVIALALCAEPEMVIADEPTTALDVSIQAQILDLIRKLCKERNVGVIIITHDMGVIAEITDRVAVMYRGKIVELGETAQVLGRPEHPYTKSLMAAVPRSDVKLDRFPRVSYSDGEVKQHQHIDIQSHWLGKAQAKTSENTGPLVRCENLTMRFTSRYSVIPSWRKYFTAVDNVSFDIKRGEIFGVVGESGSGKSTVARMIAGLYTPSAGTIYFDDTAVSTLKTDKELDPFRRQIQMIFQDPYSSLNPRMRVFDVIAEPIRHHRLAESKEQVTQIVEDLLEHVELGRAAAWKYPHEFSGGQRQRISIARALATRPRFLICDEPTSALDVSIQAQILNLLKDLQQELGLTMLFISHDLPVIRQMCDRVAVMQNGKIMEIAETETLFTAPQNPYTQRLLQLMPTMNFDVAV from the coding sequence CGAGTTTCCCTCGCGGCGCGGGACGGTCGAGGCGGTGAAGGGCATCGACCTTGAAGTGAATGGCGGCGAGATCGTCGGCGTTGTCGGCGAATCCGGTGCCGGCAAATCGACCATCGGTAATGCCGTGATCGGCCTGCTGGAAGCACCGGGGCGCATGACTGGCGGCGAGGTCGAGCTGCATGGCGAGCGGATCGACAACAAGCCGTTCCAGGCGATGCAGAAGATCCGCGGCCGGAAGATCGGCATGATCTTCCAGGACCCGCTGACCAGCCTGAACCCGCTGTTCACCGTGGGCCAGCAACTGGTCGAGACGGTGCGCACCCACCTCGACATGAGCGAGGATCAGGCGCGCAAGCGGGCCATCGAGATGCTGGAGGAAGTCGGTATCGACGATGCGGAAAACCGCGTCGATCAGTATCCGCACCAGTTCTCCGGCGGCATGCGCCAGCGCGTCGTCATCGCGCTGGCGCTGTGCGCCGAGCCGGAAATGGTCATCGCCGACGAGCCGACGACGGCGCTCGACGTGTCGATCCAGGCGCAGATCCTCGATCTGATCCGCAAGCTCTGCAAGGAGCGTAATGTCGGCGTCATCATCATCACCCACGATATGGGCGTGATCGCCGAGATCACCGACCGGGTGGCGGTGATGTATCGCGGCAAGATCGTGGAGCTGGGCGAGACCGCGCAGGTGCTGGGGCGCCCCGAGCATCCCTACACCAAGAGCCTGATGGCCGCCGTGCCGCGCTCTGACGTGAAGCTGGACCGGTTCCCGCGCGTCTCCTATTCCGACGGCGAGGTGAAGCAGCACCAGCATATCGACATCCAGTCGCACTGGCTGGGCAAGGCGCAGGCCAAGACCTCGGAGAATACCGGCCCGCTGGTCCGCTGCGAGAACCTCACCATGCGGTTCACCAGCCGCTATTCGGTGATCCCGTCCTGGCGCAAATACTTCACCGCCGTCGATAACGTCTCCTTCGACATCAAGCGCGGCGAGATCTTCGGCGTGGTCGGCGAGAGCGGCAGCGGCAAGTCCACCGTCGCCCGCATGATCGCCGGCCTCTACACGCCCAGCGCCGGCACGATCTATTTCGACGACACGGCGGTCAGCACGCTGAAGACCGACAAGGAGCTGGACCCGTTCCGCCGGCAGATCCAGATGATCTTCCAGGACCCCTATTCCTCGCTCAATCCGCGCATGCGGGTGTTCGACGTGATCGCCGAGCCGATTCGCCATCACCGGCTGGCGGAGAGCAAGGAGCAGGTGACCCAGATCGTCGAGGACCTGCTGGAGCATGTGGAGCTGGGCCGCGCGGCGGCCTGGAAGTATCCGCATGAATTCTCCGGCGGGCAGCGCCAGCGCATCTCCATCGCGCGGGCGCTGGCAACCCGGCCGCGCTTCCTGATCTGCGACGAGCCGACCTCGGCGCTCGACGTGTCGATCCAGGCACAGATCCTGAACCTGCTGAAGGACCTGCAGCAGGAACTTGGCCTGACCATGCTGTTCATCAGCCATGATCTGCCGGTGATCCGCCAGATGTGCGACCGCGTGGCGGTCATGCAGAACGGCAAGATCATGGAGATCGCGGAGACCGAGACGCTGTTCACCGCCCCGCAGAACCCTTACACCCAGCGACTGCTGCAGCTGATGCCGACGATGAATTTCGACGTCGCGGTCTGA